From the genome of Amia ocellicauda isolate fAmiCal2 chromosome 14, fAmiCal2.hap1, whole genome shotgun sequence, one region includes:
- the LOC136768176 gene encoding RPA-related protein RADX, protein MAARRAGCAVQRTLSQCSAASPVRRDRPRCCSGPLFLLAVHRYMKDPGVGLHFPQAVASSEWLYDATLSDGHCRLRATLHPGLNALVEGNRLRCGCELRNVTFCPGAEEAHPGHLVLDLELNEEAGAAAGLAAFSGVDVEALPWFGSDPDGPPKVAPLRARRCCYLPLWNNQDYCGELWRARPPSPPADSDSEETVRDLQPVCLRELRRSFFSRSRRRQSHSQRPLTVRVLRKSRLLHFGKTDRACECPYQAVLEVADSSDRAAVVLWNSLCLDWYRGVEPGTVLSIHSYRVKESYGSRSGSAREQDIEISLNSRNPSAELAVVPESAVLPQWNLPSVPFHFLSREELPSCPQGHTCDFIGLVTFAGRPERLRVRGQGEEQLKQYRWLQLEDGTGGQPVAVKLFATSQPEEQAGIHPLSVLVCTSVQLMKTSSVHYLTSTRYTQVYCTGQHQRRPYRRLPPVRRFIQWLKTVDEDAVARRAVIGGFFSFPPLAASMDQYLQERSGDPGLVSAAELQREAGRLLYRERRCFAIQGTVVSVTHSDCDNTVSAAPGCDPADEQLSWSSSSAPLSPCSSLGCPWSPRNSGSVRLGGSGRRAQKRLFVGERSRSELPRKRLVLPPPSPRWSGLHTDADADSGVGFSLWEATMEFLEKDDGDEEGEEEDGVGASCGAAPPTASPGREWAGPRLGRARAARETLPRRYSHARREVQALALGLQPETLQRSLPDSKLDTFSTAAGYSGHYTVTLRDLSRSLVVQAVFLPSCPGDWHCPPLPQAHSNSWLAVLAHGGFSPGSPPPAPSDLLSMAAQLTGRRLLLVLELCQLGGGRLEAVLSRAFPLDPCG, encoded by the exons ATGGCGGCGCGGCGTGCGGGCTGTGCCGTGCAGCGGACTCTCTCGCAGTGCAGCGCCGCCTCGCCTGTGCGCCGCGATCGGCCCCGGTGCTGCAGCGGGCCGCTGTTCCTCCTCGCCGTGCACCGGTACATGAAGGACCCGGGCGTCGGGCTGCACTTCCCCCAGGCCGTGGCGTCGTCCGAATGGCTGTACGACGCCACGCTGAGCGACGGGCACTGCCGCCTGCGCGCCACGCTGCACCCCGGGCTCAACGCGCTGGTGGAGGGGAACCGCCTGCGCTGCGGCTGCGAGCTGCGCAACGTCACCTTCTGCCCCGGCGCCGAGGAGGCGCACCCCGGACACCTGGTCCTGGACCTGGAGCTCAACGAGGAGGCGGGCGCGGCGGCGGGGCTGGCGGCCTTCAGCGGGGTGGATGTCGAAGCCCTGCCCTGGTTCGGCTCGGACCCAGACGGGCCGCCGAAGGTCGCCCCGCTGCGGGCCAGGAGGTGCTGCTACCTGCCGCTGTGGAACAACCAGGACTACTGTGGGGAGCTGTGGAGAGCGCGGCCGCCCAGCCCGCCCGCCGACTCGGACTCCGAGGAGACAGTGAGAG ACCTGCagcctgtctgtctgcgtgAGCTGCGCCGCTCCTTCTTCAGTCGCTCACGCCGGAGGCAGAGTCACAGTCAGAGGCCGCTGACCGTCCGCGTGCTGCGCAAGTCCCGGCTGCTGCACTTCGGCAAGACGGACCGGGCCTGCGAGTGTCCCTATCAG GCGGTGCTGGAGGTGGCTGACAGCAGTGACCGGGCCGCTGTGGTCCTGTGGAACTCCTTGTGTCTGGACTGGTACCGGGGCGTGGAACCCGGCACGGTGCTCAGCATCCACAGCTACAGAGTGAAGGAGAGCTACGGCAGCCGGAGCGGCAGCGCCAGGGAGCAGGACATCG AAATCAGCCTGAATTCCCGGAACCCCTCAGCGGAGCTGGCGGTCGTGCCCGAGTCGGCGGTGCTGCCCCAGTGGAACCTGCCATCCGtgcccttccacttcctgagcAG GGAGGAGCTGCCCTCCTGTCCCCAGGGACACACCTGTGACTTCATCGGCCTGGTGACCTTCGCTGGGCGCCCGGAGCGCCTGAGGGTCAGAG GGCAGGGCGAGGAGCAGCTCAAGCAGTACCGCTGGCTGCAGCTGGAGGACGGCACAGGGGGGCAGCCGGTCGCTGTTAAGCTCTTCGCCACATCGCAGCCCGAGGAGCAGGCCGGGATCCACCCCC tGTCTGTCCTGGTGTGCACCAGTGTCCAGCTGATGAAGACCAGCTCTGTCCACTACCTGACCAGCACCAGATACACGCAGGTGTACTGCACAG GGCAGCACCAGCGCCGGCCCTACAGGAGACTCCCCCCGGTGCGGCGCTTCATCCAGTGGCTGAAGACCGTGGACGAGGACGCCGTGGCGAGGAGAGCCGTGATTGGGGGGTTCTTCAGCTTCCCGCCCCTTGCTGCCTCCATGGACCAGTACCTGCAGGAGAGGAGCG GGGACCCCGGGCTGGTGAGCGCTGCGGAGCTGCAGAGGGAGGCCGGGCGCTTGCTGTACCGGGAGCGCCGGTGCTTTGCCATCCAGGGCACCGTGGTCTCAGTGACACATAGCGACTGCGACAACACG GTCAGCGCTGCGCCCGGCTGTGACCCTGCGGACGAGCAGCTTTCCTGGAGCagctccagtgccccgctgtcgCCCTGCTCCTCCCTGGGCTGCCCCTGGTCCCCCAGGAAcag TGGCAGTGTCAGGCTGGGGGGCTCTGGCCGCAGAGCGCAGAAGAGGCTGTTTGTGGGGGAGAGAAGCCGATCAGAGCTGCCCAGGAAGAG GCTAGTCCTGCCCCCGCCGTCGCCCCGGTGGTCCGGCCTGCACACAGACGCAGACGCTGACAGTGGAGTAG GGTTCTCGCTGTGGGAGGCCACCATGGAGTTCCTGGAGAAAGATGACGGCGATGAGGAAGGGGAGGAAGAGGACGGTGTTGGGGCCTCCTGTGGTGCCGCCCCCCCGACGGCGAGCCCGGGCAGAGAGTGGGCGGGGCCTCGGCTTGGCCGGGCACGGGCTGCCAGGGAGACGCTGCCGCGGCGGTACAGCCACGCCAGGAGGGAGGTGCAGGCGTTGGCGCTGGGGCTGCAGCCCGAGACCCTACAGCGCAGCCTGCCGGACAGCAAGCTGGACACCTTCAGCACCGCGGCCGGCTACAGCGGACACTACACCGTCACCCTGAGAG ACCTCAGCCGCTCTCTGGTGGTCCAGGCCGTGTTCCTGCCCTCGTGTCCAGGAGACTGGCACTGCCCCCCCCTGCCCCAGGCGCACAGTAACAGCTGGCTGGCGGTCCTGGCTCACGGGGGCTTCTCCCCGGGCTCCCCCCCGCCGGCGCCCT CCGACCTGCTCTCCATGGCCGCCCAGCTGACCGGCCGCCGGCTGCTGCTGGTGCTGGAGTTGTGCCagctggggggggggcggcTGGAGGCGGTGCTGAGCCGCGCCTTCCCTCTGGATCCCTGCGGGTAG
- the LOC136768201 gene encoding BTB/POZ domain-containing protein KCTD21-like gives MLNSSNPEAGPLQDPVSLNVGGELYTTTLATLTRCPDSMLGAMFTGRLPLARDGRGRCFIDRDGRVFRHVLNFLRSDTLDLPRGFGELALLRREADFYQIRPLMEALGRLEVGATGGALLSAEVDRQARTLHFNLKRAPETYELCACAVTVFSARLFCTSAPFLQLLCRRLSYRGRDGAAPPQPDPGRPHRLRLEWTPRPDELPPEQYGKQRYRELSAVDPLGGPPRDVPDTSALLEELLALALAEGFRLDAVSPVDAAVLDACSLRLVRH, from the coding sequence ATGCTGAATTCCAGCAACCCCGAGGCCGGCCCCCTGCAGGACCCGGTGTCACTGAACGTGGGGGGTGAGCTGTACACCACCACGCTGGCCACGCTTACCCGCTGCCCCGACTCCATGCTGGGCGCCATGTTCACCGGCCGCCTGCCCCTGGCACGAGACGGGCGCGGCCGCTGCTTCATCGATCGCGACGGCCGCGTGTTCCGGCACGTGCTGAACTTCCTGCGCTCGGACACGCTGGACCTGCCCCGGGGCTTCGGGGAGCTGGCGCTGCTGCGCCGCGAGGCTGACTTCTACCAGATCCGGCCCCTGATGGAGGCACTGGGCCGCCTGGAGGTGGGGGCCACGGGTGGGGCCCTGCTGAGCGCCGAGGTGGACCGGCAGGCGCGCACGCTGCACTTCAACCTGAAGAGGGCGCCGGAGACATACGAGCTGTGCGCCTGCGCCGTGACGGTGTTCAGCGCTCGCCTGTTCTGCACCTCGGCCCCCTTCCTGCAGCTGCTGTGCCGCCGGCTAAGCTACCGGGGCCGTGATGGCGCTGCCCCCCCCCAGCCCGACCCCGGCCGGCCCCACCGTCTCCGCCTGGAATGGACGCCGCGGCCGGACGAGCTGCCACCCGAGCAGTACGGGAAGCAGCGCTACCGCGAGCTGAGCGCCGTGGACCCCCTGGGCGGCCCCCCGCGGGACGTGCCCGACACCAGCGCCCTGCTGGAGGAGCTGCTGGCGCTGGCGCTGGCCGAGGGCTTCCGCCTGGACGCCGTGTCCCCCGTTGACGCCGCTGTCCTGGACGCCTGCTCGCTGCGGCTGGTCCGGCACTGA
- the asgr1a gene encoding asialoglycoprotein receptor 1, which translates to MTETYQDDLQDLDVDEDKKFWKNAMDSGLLRAGGPHRWSRKMLLMGAVSASLLLSLIIAMSVSNAKTQSKLSELEGSLANLSSSVKTELQAVQTTAQKANEGMTRVKSSLEDTVAQLLQVSESVRRMDELDILKSYVSELRCFMDKVKNNKTSSICCPSGWLLFDQSCYFMSAERLPWDEARDYCVGKGGYLAILKSPQERGFVSRRTMPNYYWIGLTDARTGSWEWVDKTPYVMVREEWMPNQPDDWSHHGLGGGEDCAHLHIDGRLNDDHCSRRYYFVCEY; encoded by the exons ATGACCGAAACCTACCAGGATGACTTACAGGATCTGGATGTGGACGAAGACAAGAAATTCTGGAAGAatg CGATGGACAGCGGGCTGCTCCGGGCTGGGGGGCCGCACAGGTGGTCTCGGAAGATGCTCTTGATGGGGGCCGTCAGCGCCTCTCTGCTGCTCTCACTCATCATTGCCATGTCCGTCAGCA ATGCCAAGACTCAGAGCAAGTTGTCTGAACTGGAGGGCTCTCTGGCCAACCTCAGCAGCTCAGTGAAGACGGAGCTCCAGGCTGTCCAGACTACAG CTCAGAAGGCGAATGAAGGAATGACAAGGGTAAAGTCTTCCCTGGAGGACACAGTGGCCCAGCTGCTGCAGG TCAGTGAATCTGTCAGACGGATGGACGAGCTGGACATCCTGAAGTCATACGTCTCTGAACTGAGGTGCTTCATGGACAAAGTGAAGAAcaaca AAACCTCCTCCATCTGCTGTCCGAGCGGCTGGCTGCTCTTCGATCAGAGCTGCTACTTCATGTCTGCGGAGCGGCTGCCCTGGGACGAGGCCAGGGATTACTGCGTCGGCAAGGGAGGCTACCTGGCCATCCTGAAGAGCCCGCAGGAGCGG GGCTTTGTGTCCAGAAGGACGATGCCCAATTATTACTGGATTGGTTTGACAGATGCGAGGACGGGAAGCTGGGAGTGGGTGGACAAGACTCCTTATGTCATGGTCCGCGA GGAGTGGATGCCCAACCAGCCGGACGACTGGTCCCACCACGGGCTGGGCGGAGGCGAGGACTGCGCCCACCTGCACATCGATGGCCGCCTGAATGACGACCACTGCTCCAGGAGGTACTACTTCGTCTGTGAATACTGA